Proteins encoded by one window of Microcebus murinus isolate Inina chromosome 2, M.murinus_Inina_mat1.0, whole genome shotgun sequence:
- the LOC105871786 gene encoding LOW QUALITY PROTEIN: uncharacterized protein LOC105871786 (The sequence of the model RefSeq protein was modified relative to this genomic sequence to represent the inferred CDS: inserted 1 base in 1 codon) gives MGWVAGPGTWGGGGLGKTWPSLAALKTTPVYLGAGQETYRLPLPPSQTVGRGMGREWAWAWDPPPEFPPDGGSAQGGVICLPCHGGGIPNPGPRPLSREGILGEAGPRSRPCPQPPRXHPNLKAMRVRVYRNHVQSPEKPPTSPREKKKTRQKLIYIFCIWSSVLNINCVIFIHFLSLNSPLIYQFNVSWGFFSHGVLWPHPHPFV, from the exons ATGGGCTGGGTGGCGGGCCCAGGGacgtggggtgggggcgggctgGGTAAGACCTGGCCCTCCCTCGCTGCCCTGAAGACCACCCCAGTCTACCTCGGTGCTGGCCAGGAAACCTATAGGCTACCTCTCCCGCCATCCCAGACTGTGggcagggggatggggagggagtgggcctgggcctgggaccCCCCTCCAGAATTTCCTCCAGATGGGGGCAGTGCCCAGGGAGGGGTCATTTGTCTTCCCTGCCATGGAGGGGGAATCCCCAACCCAGGCCCTAGGCCCCTCAGCAGGGAAGGGATCCTCGGGGAGGCGGGTCCCAGGAGCagaccctgtccccagcccccac CACACCCCAATCTGAAAGCCATGCGTGTCCGTGTATATAGGAACCATGTACAGAGCCCGGAGAAGCCCCCCACGTCCCCccgggaaaaaaagaaaactagacagAAACTCATCTATATATTCTGTATCTGGAGTTCCGTTTTGAATATTAACTGTGTTATTTTTATACACTTTTTAAGCCTTAACTCGCCATTGATTTACCAGTTTAACGTTTCCTGGGGTTTCTTTTCCCATGGGGTTctctggccccacccccacccctttgtTTGA